The nucleotide sequence GCAACTCCCACACGGTGGCGGTACACCAAGGCCCAGCCGAGCCAGCCTGTGACCGGCAGGATCAGCACGGTGATCACTGACAGAATGAGCCCGGTCGGCCACACCGAGGTCCAGGCATCACGCGTGTGGATCAGCGCATTGACGATCGCCAGGATCAGCGCCACGGCGTTGCCGATCAGATGCGGCCAGGCTGGCGCCTGCGCCCGCACCAGGCGGTTGCCGATGAAATCGGTCAGGCCCGCGATCGCCGCCAGCACGCCGAAGATGACGCCGACGACCAGAAGCCAGGCGGAGAAATTCGACCACATGATCTCGGCACTGACGACATAGGCAATGTCGGTCAGCAGCGCTCCGATGAAGCACGCGATCGGGATCGGCACCAGCATCGGATGAAGCGGATGGCCCGCAATTTGCGCGGTGGAACGCACGCGCACGGCTTCCTGCACGATTGGCCTCGTGTGATGTTTTGCCCACCCGATCGGCCAACTCGTGCTGGGAACGATGGTTCCTAGAACATGAGGGTGATGCAACCGGATCCGGCTTGCGACTGCACTCACTCCGGCGGGTTGAACGTCCGCGCGAAATACACGGGCTCCCTGCCCGTCTTCAGACGGTAAAGCTGAGCCGGCCGGTTGGGCCCACGCCGCATCCCGGCGGCCGGCTCGATCATGTCGGCGGCGAGGATACGGGTACGGAACGCGCTCTTCTCCAACGGGCGATCGAGCACGATCTCGTAGACGCGTTGCAGGTCGGGCAGCGTGAATTCCGGCGGCATCAGATAGGCCGGCAGCGAGGTGTATTCGACCTTGTTGCGCAGGCGGCGGATCGCGGTGCCGAGGATCTCGCCGTGGTCGAACGCGAGCTTCGGCTGGACCGCATCCCCGGCAACGGCAAACCATTGCGCGTCGGACGCGGGCAATTTCGCGACCGCCGCTTCCGGCATCAATGCGAAATAGGCGTGGGTCGCCGACCAGCCGCGCGGATCGCGGGAGGCACTGCCCCAACTCCCAAGCTGCTCCAGATACGGCGCTGTGACGCCGGTTTTCTCCTTCAGCTTGCGCGCGGCGCAGGCCTGGAGCGTGCGGTCGCGGGCAATGTCGACGAAACCGCCGGGCAGCGCCCAACTCCGGGGAAACGGCTCGCTGTCGATCGCGGGCCGCTGCACCAGCAGGACATGGAGGTTGTCGGCGCGGATGGCGAAGATGACGACGTCGACCGTCGTCAGCGGCCGCGGGAAGTCCAATTGTCCCGATACGTCAACGCCTTTGGTCTCGTTCCTGCCTGCCATGACCGCCTCCCCGTTCGAGGCCTTGACAGTAGCCCACTTAGTTGTACAGTGCAACTTACTTAGTTGCTCTGACTCACTTATGAGGAAAGACCATGTTCGGGATCAAATTCATCAAGGCCCAGCCCACCACCTACCTGATGAAGTATCGCGCCGG is from Bradyrhizobium xenonodulans and encodes:
- a CDS encoding DUF2231 domain-containing protein, producing the protein MQEAVRVRSTAQIAGHPLHPMLVPIPIACFIGALLTDIAYVVSAEIMWSNFSAWLLVVGVIFGVLAAIAGLTDFIGNRLVRAQAPAWPHLIGNAVALILAIVNALIHTRDAWTSVWPTGLILSVITVLILPVTGWLGWALVYRHRVGVAR
- a CDS encoding NUDIX hydrolase → MAGRNETKGVDVSGQLDFPRPLTTVDVVIFAIRADNLHVLLVQRPAIDSEPFPRSWALPGGFVDIARDRTLQACAARKLKEKTGVTAPYLEQLGSWGSASRDPRGWSATHAYFALMPEAAVAKLPASDAQWFAVAGDAVQPKLAFDHGEILGTAIRRLRNKVEYTSLPAYLMPPEFTLPDLQRVYEIVLDRPLEKSAFRTRILAADMIEPAAGMRRGPNRPAQLYRLKTGREPVYFARTFNPPE